In Cheilinus undulatus linkage group 14, ASM1832078v1, whole genome shotgun sequence, a genomic segment contains:
- the nkx2.4b gene encoding NK2 homeobox 4b, whose amino-acid sequence MSFSPKHSTPFSVSDILSPMEDSYRRFGGMDPTVGSLGSPLGAYRQPQVSQHQQQGQQHHHHHHHHHHHLSSSSSSSSSSSSSASAAAAAAALGPGGPYHVSHGVPQFSGAVSGFCNGGIGNVGELPSYQETVRGGGAAAAWYSNPEPRYPTISRFMGPSAGMNMSGMVSSLAGMDSSTKSMVTLHAAPRRKRRVLFSQAQVYELERRFKQQKYLSAPEREHLAGLIHLTPNQVKIWFQNHRYKLKRQAKDKSTQQLQEGGGGGGGGLCRSSSVSPVLSKTGKSCRSDSSGSNQTGNRQSGAGEALQQTPQQQLNQLSSTEELEDLSPSPPLGLHAQINMTQTDAALIEYTNSMIGSNLLYGRTW is encoded by the exons ATGTCCTTCAGCCCCAAACACTCCACTCCTTTCTCAGTCTCCGACATTCTCAGCCCCATGGAGGACAGCTACCGGAGGTTCGGAGGGATGGACCCCACCGTGGGGAGCCTCGGGTCCCCGCTGGGCGCCTACCGGCAGCCGCAGGTCTCTCAGCATCAGCAGCAGGGTCAGCagcaccatcaccaccaccaccatcaccaccaccacctctcctcgtcttcatcctcatcctcctcctcctcttcctcagcctcagcagcagcagcagccgccGCGCTGGGACCCGGCGGGCCCTATCACGTTTCCCACGGGGTGCCGCAGTTCTCCGGGGCCGTCAGCGGCTTCTGCAACGGCGGGATCGGGAACGTGGGAGAGCTGCCGTCCTACCAGGAGACCGTGAGGGGCGGAGGGGCTGCAGCGGCGTGGTACAGCAACCCAGAGCCCAGATACCCTACAA TTTCCAGATTCATGGGCCCCTCCGCTGGGATGAACATGTCCGGGATGGTGAGCTCTCTGGCTGGGATGGACTCCAGCACCAAGTCCATGGTGACACTGCACGCGGCGCCGCGCAGGAAGCGGCGTGTGCTCTTCTCACAGGCGCAGGTGTACGAGCTGGAGCGGCGCTTCAAGCAGCAGAAGTACCTGTCGGCGCCGGAGAGGGAGCACCTGGCCGGACTCATCCACCTCACGCCGAACCAGGTCAAGATCTGGTTCCAGAACCATCGGTACAAGCTGAAGCGGCAGGCCAAGGACAAGAGCACGCAGCAGCTGCAGGAAGGAGGCGGCGGCGGGGGAGGCGGTCTGTGCCGCTCCTCCTCCGTGTCTCCGGTTCTCTCGAAGACCGGGAAGAGCTGCAGGAGCGACTCCAGCGGCTCCAACCAGACTGGAAACAGACAGAGCGGTGCGGGGGAGGCCCTGCAGCAGACCCCGCAGCAGCAGCTGAACCAGCTGTCGTCCACGGAGGAGCTGGAGGATTTGTCCCCGAGTCCTCCGCTGGGACTGCACGCACAGATCAACATGACGCAGACGGACGCGGCGCTAATCGAGTACACGAACAGCATGATCGGCTCCAATTTACTCTACGGGAGGACTTGGTAG